Genomic segment of Neofelis nebulosa isolate mNeoNeb1 chromosome 17, mNeoNeb1.pri, whole genome shotgun sequence:
ATGGGGCCTCTGGAAGAGGGGcaggattggggggtgggggggagaatgACCCCTTCTTAATCATGTCCCTCTTTGGAATCTACTGTCCCCTGCCCATGTTGCCCAGAGACACCTTTTGCAGGTTTGAGTGAGCCactcctctgtccccacttcaCAGTCTCCCCCACCTACCCACCCAACACcttcccctccaaaaaaaaaaaatccattccaaTCATATATTGCTTCTGCAAGCAGCAGGATGACTGGTTGATAAATTCCAACCCGTGAGAACTGGTCTGAGGAGGCTTAAACCTCCCTTCCCAGGGGTAGCCTGGAAAaaactccctctccctcctcttggTGAAACTTTTAGGGGTGGGGCAATACTGGTTCAGGCTTTCAGGGCACTAGctcgggttttttgtttttgtttttgttttttttctgccctctttctccttctgtcacATTGGGCATATTTAAAGAACTTTCACTGGATGCCTGCTTTGTGTCCATGTGCTGGGTGATGCTACGGACCAAGCCCTGGGTGACAGAGATAACCTCAGTACCTGCCCTCAGGGCCAAGAATGGGAGACATGGGCAGAGGGGTCAGGGTCAGGATGGGGGGAAGCTCAGGACACCATAGGAGCCCAGAATGGGTCCTAACCCACTCAAGCATCAAGGGAGGGCTTCTGAGAGAAGGAAATCTTTGAGATGAGACCTGGTGAGAAACAGTCTGGGAACGGAAGGTGTACTTTCAGGATGGGGAAACAAGTTTAAAGATCCAGAGGCcctttattgtcatttttgaGTACTTGCGATGTACCTAAAGCATTGGGGTTAAggcagggaagaaaacagacaaaatctgTGTTTATGGTGGTGGCGGGCACTCGAAGTCATTTTAGAAAAACTGAGAGTCAATCTGTGGTCGGATCACAGGGAGCAAAGAGTGTGTTTCAGGGACCAGACCGTGAAGGGCTTTGTGGCAAAAGGgaggagtttggattttgtcCCCAGGGGAGTAGCGAGCAAGTAACGAGTTCCCAGCAGTGCCATCCTGAGAGGGGAAGGATGGGGCGTCGGGGGTTGCAGGAGAGGCCACCACAGGATGTGCTGAGAAGTCCTGAAGATTAAGAAAGGGGCCTCGGGGTAAAGTACTGGGGGGCGGGAGCACAGGAACTGGGCTGCGATCGCCCAGGCAACGTAGGCCGCGCCAAACTATTGGCTGGTCTTCAGCTACGTCATCCTCCGCCCCGCAGCGTCCGCCCTCGGAACCCCGAGGGCGCGGCCTCCGCGAGTGGCTCAGCCCCGCCCGCCTGGAaaacaggttggggaggggcgtGCCGACCACCTCGCTCCCCGACAGCGTCCTCACCTGGTATAAAGGCATCGCAGAGATCAATGTTGACGACTTTGGAGCGAGGACAGTGGCTGAATTGAAGGAAGCAGTTCTGACGTCCCCGCCACCCTCCACCCAAGAGACGTGGCCCCTCCCCCGGGCGAGTCGGAATCCTTTAAAAGGTCCGGGGTGTAAGGAAAGGGAGGGCCGGCCGGGTGTCTCCTGGCGACGGACCGGTGGCTCCACCCAGCCAATCCGCGCCCCGCAGCGGGCAGGGCTCCAGCCAATCGCGGCTCGCAGTTCGGCTCCTGGGCGGAGCGGGGTGGGCCGGAGGCCAAACCGAGAGGCCCTGGGGAGGTGAGCGAGGCTCGTACCCAGCACTGTTGGGTTGTAAAAGCTACGGACGTTCCACGACTTGGTCATTGCGAACCTGGCAGCTGAGGTGAGAGAGTCCACCTGGCTTGAGACTTGCCTTAGTTTAGGGAAGGTGGAGGCGTGCCCCCCGAGAGTCGTGGAGGCGGGGTCTGGGCGTGAGTCGGGGGCGCAGATAAGGGTGACTGATAGGGTTGGTGGGGCTTCGAGACTGAAATCGAGATCCCGGACCGAAGGCGAAGTTGTTGGGGTAAGATCTTCAAGTGGAGGGAGTTTGAAGCTGGGTCATGGGGTGTTTGGAGAAGCGAGAGAACCGAGGAAGGAACTTTTGGGGCAGGTAATCTGGAGATTAGGACAATTCGAGTCTCCCGGACGGGCTGAATTCGGGGCTCTAGTGTTCTGGAAAAGGGGTGAGGGGTTGGGGCTGGGATCCTGAACATTTGGAAAAACGGAGATAACTACGGGCAAGGAATCTTGGTAAGGGAGATGCAGTGGCGGTGAGGAGGTGCTGGTGAGAGTCCCATATTCAGGTCTTGGAGTCAGAGGGAGAGTTTGGAGGTGAAGTCGAAAGGCATTTGAAAGACgggagaaaaggggaaagttGACGGGTGAAGGTATCAGAGTTAGTCTCCCAAATGGAATAAATCAGAGAGCATTTGTAGTTTTTGAGCGATGTGTTGGAGTCTGGGTTTCTGGACCCGAGAGCAGTTTGGGGAAAGAATCTAGGACCTCCTTGGGGTGCGAAACCCGAGAGAAAGCAGTTTTAGGGCCggagtctggggtgggggaggggcgttCCGGGCTTGGAGCTCAGACCCGCAGCCCTAGAGGCAGCAGAGGGCGGGGCTCGGCAGGCGCCGGGCAGCTGGACGTCCGggttcccttcccccacccgccCCGGGCACTTGTGCGCATGCCTtaagggagggcgggggaggtTCGTCCCAAAGGCGTGCGGCACCCTCTGGGTATTGTAGTGCAAGCTCAACGTTAACGCACGTGCCAGGCGGCTATTGGCCCACatttcccagaagcccctggGCCAAATTGTTGCCTGCCTGGACGTTGAATAGAGATCCAGGGAGGAGGCGGAGTCGGGCGTTGAGTCAAGTTTTAGCAAGTTTCTTGTGGGGCGCGCTTTGGGGGAAGTCGAAGGCGCGGGCTAAGAGAATGAGGgaggctccttccctgctcttggGAGAGCTCCCAGTCGGTTAGGAAGAGGGCATGGTCAGAAATATACTCCCTGCAAAAGAAGAGTTTCGACAAATTGGTGTCCTAACAGGGCTTCGGTGGCAACAGGCAACAATagataaatattgaatgaataaatggcaaTTAAATTCTTCTTCGTTAAGCGTTAACTGTAGATGGGTACCGTGTGTATTACACATCGGATCTCCTTGAGAATACGGTGAGAATTTTTACATTCctctttttacagatggggaaacagacccagagaggtaATGTCACATAACTTAACAAAGATCAAACAGCTAAGCAGTGTCAAAGgcagaattcaaatccaggtttCCCTGCCTCCAGTCCAGGTCTCCGTACTCCACAGCTGTCATACGTGACACTGTTGAAGAAACGAGTATTGTAGAAAGAACAGTGTTAAGACTCAGGAACTTGATCCTCATCTTACAGCTGAGGTAATTGAGTCTCAAGGAGGCAAATTCACCATTCAAGGCCACACAGGCAAGTAGGGGGATGCAAACCCACCTATGTTTCAAtccagatcttgttttcttagtcATTTACATTTAGTCTCCTCCTCAGCCCTGTGGAATTCATATcatgtccattttatagatgaggaaacaggtttagatcataaaaatgaacaacaaccgggaggtgcctggatggctcagtcggttaagtgtctgattctagatctccactcaggtcttgatctcagggtcctgagttcaagtcccgcattgggctccacactgggcatggagcctacttaaaaaccaaacaaccatACAGGAAATTCGGGATCTGAATTATCCCTGCGGTGTCTGACTTGCCCCTCTTCTCTCTACAGGGCATCATGGTAGGAGGCTTGAAGAGAAAACACTCAGatttggaggaggaagaggaggatgagaAGTGGGACTGGGGTCCAGCAGGCCTGCGGAGCTACCAGCAAGCCCTGCTTCAAATCTCCTTAGACAAAGTCCAGCGGAGTCTGGGCCCCCGAGCACCCAGCCTACGCAGGCATGTCCTCATCCACAATACCCTCCAGCAGCTCCAGGCCGCCCTTTGCCTGGCTCCAGCACCTGCCCTACCCCCTGAGCCCCTCTTCCCGGGCGAGGAGGACTTCTCCCTGTCCACCACCATCGGCTCTATTCTCAGGGAACTGGAGACCTCCATGGACGACACGGAGTCCCCTCAGAATCCAATAGCTCCCCCGGGCCCCCAGAACGAAGTGTTGCCCCAGCCTGATCCAGTCTTCTTGGAAGCTCTGAGCTCCCGGTACCTGGGGGACTCTGGTCTGGATGACTTCTTTCTGGACATTGACACATCTGCAGTGGAGAAGGAGCCTGCACTGGCCCCACCGGAGCCTCCTCACAACCTCTTCTGTGCCCCAGGGTCCTGGGAGTGTAATGAACTTGATCACATTATGGAAATCATTCTAGGATCCTAAAACTTCCAGGGGCTGTTTCTCATCTCTGCCTCAGTGGGCGGGATCCCTGGatgcaactgtgtgtgtgtgtgtgtgtgtgtgtgtgtgtgtgtgtgtgtgtgtgttgcaggggCTCTAAGCAGTGACTGTGGCCTCCTTTCCTCCCATTTCAGGGTTCCACAAACCgtcttgcatgtgtgtgtgtgtctggttgCCACAGCCTTCTGTGAAGGTGGGTCTTCCTGAATTAATTTATCTGTTCCAAATGCCTTAACGTGACTCTGTTTCTGGGAGTCTGATTTCCCACTTCCCacatttcttctgccttttcctcCAGTTCCTACTCCCCTGGTGACCACTGGGGCCTCAGGGAAGATAAAGCTGGGCCTGTATGTTGATGGCTGGGATGTGCTGCCTGGTTGCTATGGGAACTCAGACTTTGTCACTTGCACCTGGAGGGAGCAGGAGGGACGCACCTCCTCCCTCAAGGCTGATCCCCACCTCATTGGCAAGACCCCAGTCCCAGCAGTCTCCTGATGCATAACCAGGCCGGACCACGTGCAATAGGGTGGAAATCAAACCGCTCCATGCcacattatttaaaagaaaggcGGGTTTtgtggtgggttttgttttgttttgtttttgattgtttgtactgacttttttttttttttttttttttttttttttaataaaagtattttggaAAGGGTGATGTTGCCTGAAGTTTCTAAACTTCAGCGGGTCGATGAGAGGGACCTGGTAAGTTCCCTGGACACCTGCACCACCTCCCCACATCCCCGCCAAAGTTGGGGCAGGCATATTATTAAACATAATGTTTATAGAGTATTTGTTAAGAGTACTGTTGTATCCACTTTGTTTGGATTAggtcatttaatcttcatgataaTACAGAATTCTGTTAACAGGTTTTACACAGGAGGAACCTCAAGTTCAGAGAGGCCAAATCACTTGCcctaggtcacacagcaaggaaagCAAGGACCAGGGAGCTAGGACTCAAACTCAGTTTGCCTCCAGGGATTGGTTTTCAACTAAACTGTCAAAGGATAGGTGACTCTAGCAactaaaagtcatttttttcattgcatGCAATGTGTTGCTGGGACccagaggggaaagaaaatgcCTAAAGATAGCCTGCATTAAGAGTAGatctttctaggggtgcctgggtggctcagtgggttaagtgtctgactcttgatctcagctcaggtcatgatctcacacagttgtgagtttgagctgtgGGTCAGTTGGTCCCTGCActgacagaggggagcctgcttggagttctctctccctctctgcccctaccccactggtgttctctctcaaatggtgtggggggggggggggaagctctCTCTAGAAAACTTGGCTAGGAAGTAGAGACCAGGTTGAAGTTAAAGTGCTAAGGGTTTGGGgcttttgggtggctcagtgggttaggtgtccacctttcgctcaggtcatgatcccatgtttcatgggtttgagccctgcttcgggctctgtgctgacagctcagcctggaacctgctttggcttgtgtgtctcccctctctgcttctctctctctcaaaaataaacatttaaagtgcTAAGGATTTATTTGGGAGGTACAAGCCCAGGCctgtgagaggagaaaagaggggggCCAGGAAGATGCAATGCTTAGCACTGGCTAAGCCTCTTGCAAAGACCTTTGAAGACAATGCAGCAGGTGAGTTTATACAGCACTAGGGACTCTTCTAGAAGGTTTGCAAAGAGGAACTACACCGGTGGAGTCCACaggcagggaaaggagggggaTTTTGCTTGTGCTTTCTGGCCCAAAGCCAAGGTTCTCAGCTTTAAGAGGGGCTTTGCATCTAAGTCTGAAAGTATTGGGGTAACTGACAGGTGccaatggagagagagagaagaaatggtcATGAGAGCCTCAAGGCACATGTGTTTCAGATCTCATTGTGGATGCCCATGTCTTACTCCTACTTAAAACTCTCAGTGACTTCTCACACTCAGAATAAAACCCCAACTTCAAGGCCTGCAATACagcaatcttggggcacctgggtgactcatttggttaagcagccaactcttgattttggctcaggtcatgatctcagggtttgtgagatcgagccccacattgggctctgtgctgacagcaatgaaTCCCTACTTggtattcattctctctccctttctctctctctcaaaataaatgaataaacattaaaaaaaaaacaaaaaaaaaaacctgtcaatcTTGCTCCTAACTTCCCCATTTGAATCTCCCACTCTTCCGCACCACCAGTCACCCTGGTCTCATTTGACTCCATGCTCATaaccaccccagggcctttgcacttattAATGGCCCAGAGGATATGTCCCCTCTAGCTTCACCAACATAAATGTCCCTTTCTCAGAGAggtcttctctgcccttcctagcTCAACGTGTCTCGCTGCACCGAACATTCACCCCACTGTTTGATTTTCTTGGTAGCATCTATCCTATCTCAAGTTATTTATCACCTGTTTATGGTTAGCCTCCTGGTCTATAAAAACTCTGAGAGGGAGGGGTTTTGGTGGTCTTAGCCCAGCTGTGTGCCCTAGTGTACAAAACTATGCTCAGTACAGGTGTGcactcaaaaacaattttttttggctattaaaaaaattttttttaatctttatttacttttgagagagagagagactgagcatgagtggggaaggggcagagagagacggggaacacagtatcagaagcaggcttcaggctctgagctgtcagcacagagcctgccgtggagctcgaacccacaaactgaaaaatcatggcctgagcctaagtcggacgcttaactgaccgatccacccaggcgcccctttttgggctattgttgaaaaaATGAACCGACCTTGCAACGGTCAACCCTCCCTCTTACCTCTCTGAATTCACCTTCCTCACAGTCTCCCCACTACTATGCTCCAGCTACACTATTCTCTACAGTTCTTCAAACAAACCAGCATGTCCCAACCTTAAGACTGGATTCATACCTGCCTCCCTGAGCGATTGTGCAAACTGGAAAGGAGGGCCTGATGCATGCCAAGGATTCCAATAATTGCTCAAATTTATTGTCTACGGTGGGCCTGGTGCTCTTCCAGGCAtatgaataaaacagacaacTCCTGCCCTCATACAGCATGGCAGTTGGGGAAGGCTGCAATACACAAATAACTAAAACGGAGAGTCTGTCGGGTGGTGACAAATGctgtagagaaaaaggagagcGATGGGGGTGTTAACTATTTCAATGGGATGGCCAGAGAAGGCCTCACCgacaaggtgacatttgagtcAAGACCTGAGGGAGGTGAGAAGTGAGTCATGCCAATCTGAGGGGGAACGGATGTCGGATGTCGATGCAGACAGAGGTAGCAGACAGAGGTAACAGCCGGTGcgaaggccctgaggtgggagcctGAGTGGTGCGTTTGAGGGACCTGAAGAGGTCAATGTGGCTGGAATAGTGCAAGAAAAGAGCATCCTAGGAGATGAGCTGAAAAAGACGTATGGTCTTGAGGGACTGAATTTTACCGAGTGAGATGGAAGCCATGGGAGGCTGTTGAGCAGAAGAGGGATGAGACCTGACTCACCTTTTAACAGGTCCTCCTTGCCCTAAAGATAATCGAGTGAAAAGGAATCAAGTAGCTTTCTAGTACCACAATGAGGTCACTATAAGGAGCatccccactttccagatggacaaactgaggctcagagaggcccggTATCCCCCGCACCCCGTTAAAGAGGCTGATGAGAGAAGTAGAAAGGCTGGCCCGCAGAGGGACCGGGTATCTGAAGACAGAGTCCACCTTCCCCAAACTGCGCTCTTCCGGccggcggtggggggagggggcgcggccgCCTCGGGGCGTGGCCGATGGGACaggcccctcccacctgcccactccccatccccagctGGCCGGGCGGTGGAATACTTCGGAGgtagcggctgcggctgcggcggGAGCCGGCCCGGCGCCTGCTCCCTCCCCAGAGGccgggtggggcggggtggggcggccggcgggggggcggggcgctcCCCAACCCgcttccccctcctcccgccGCGGGCGGAGCCTCCTCCCCAGGCCTGCCGGGCGGGCCTCCTGCTTCTGGTTTTTTGCCGAGGCctgacctctctccctctcccttcccccagccctttgAATTCCTGGCTCTTTCTGCACTCTCTGGTCTCAGCTCCAGGgtcacctcctcagggaggcTCTCCTGGACCATCCCTCCACAGGCCTCCCTATTATACcgccctgttttgttttcctcaaggCACTGAACAGGGGCCGAAATTATCTTCGTCATGTATTCATCTTCTAGGGTCTCAGAATAAAACACAGTGTTCCATAGAGGGCTCTAAACCGCCTGAAAGCTTCTCTGACCTCCCAGGCAACACAGTCCAGCTACACTGGCCTTGCTGCCTGGCAAACTCCCtcctcggggcctttgcactggcccTTCCCTCTGGCCAGAACACTCTTGTTCCAGAGCTTTAGTACCTCTCTCGTTTCATTGGGTCTATTCAACGTCACCTCTTCAAGGAACTTCCTACCAGCACCAACCAGCATCCTATCTACACCACGCACCACGCACCCTTTCACTATTCTCCCCCtgctctgttttattcttttccttttcacttcaCCTTCTAAGATACTAAGTAATTTCTTTATTGTATTAAGTGTATTGTCCACCTCCTCATGTCAGGGGTTTTTGTCTTTATAGTTTTACTGCCGTATCAGTGCGGTATCATCCACGGTACCTGGTACACGGAAGGTGTTCAATCCATGAATGTTTGTGAATCAATGAAtgtctttgttttcatatttcttttctttgtttaccTCCTCCCCTGAGCCATGAAAAGAGAGACCCTGTGAGGCTTACCCTCACGTATCCTTGCTGGATCCTTATTGACTGTAACAGTGCCCAGaatatagtaggtgttcaataaatacggGTTAATCAAGCTCTTGCGATTTCTGTGAGCTCTCCAGCATGCGATCTGGAGCAAGCCACTTGGAGACTTGGAGCCTCCTGTTTCCTTAGGCCATAAAGATAGGTTATGGGAGAAATTATGTGAACTTGCCTAGCAGGGGCCTGCTTCTAATTAGCATTTTACCCtccttttattatgaaaaatggtAAGCATATAGAaaagatggggggtgggatgtATTCTCAGTGCCTGTCTAGCCTCCCATCTAGatttaattgttaatattttgtttcctttatctacatatgcatatatgcatatgtatattttttcttttgctgaacCATTGGAAAGTAAATTGTAGACATCTTAACATTCTACCTCTAATATCTCAgcaggaatttctttttcttttctttcttttttcttttttaataggaaaggaggttttgtttgttgttgttgttgttgtttaagtttatttattttgagagagagagagagagcaagcacttgcaagtagggaagggacagagaaagggagagagagaatcccaagcaggctcgaggGGGCCACCCGCATAGAGCCCCAGTgggggccatgagatcatgacctgagctgagatcaagattctgatgcttaattgactgagccacccaggcacctcggtATTTCTTAAGATTAAGGACACTCACCTACAAACACAACATTTCACATCTAATAGAATTAagatttccaggggcgcctgggtggctctgtcggttgagtgtctgactctgattttggcatgatctcatggtgcgtgagttcgagccccacatcgggctctgtgctgacagtttggagcctgctttggattctctctctcccactctctgtccctaccccacttgttctctctctctctctgtcaataaatgaaaaaccttaaaaaaaaaaaaaaaagagcacctcggtggctctgttggttaagcgtccgacttcacctcaggagatctggtgagttcaagccccacatcaagctctgtgctgacatctcagatcctggagcctgcttcaagttctgtttctctctctctctgcccctcccttactcacactctgtctcaaaaataaataaacattaaaaaaaaattaaaaaaaaataattccaggggcgcctggatggttcaatcagttaagggtctgactcttgatttcggctctggtcatgatctcatgatggtaTGTGAGAACGAGTTGCATGACAActggctcttcgctgacagcaaggaccctgattgggattctctctcttcccctcccctgcgttctgtcttaaaaaaaatgtaataaataaacataaaataaaaagaattaagaattcCACAAGTCATCTGATATCCAGTCTATATTCAGATTTCCCCATGAATATCTTTTGTAGCTGTTTCTCcaacacccccccctcccctaGTCAGGATTTCGTGAAGGTTCATACGCTTATTTGGTTGTAATAAAGACATTATACAGTAATTTTCATTCTGGAAAATCCTCCACCATCAACCCCACCAAaccctttttctgttttcttgaaattGAATTGTTGGTGGAACAGCACAGTTGTGCTGCAGATGTTCCACATTCTGTATTTGTCTGATTGTGTTCATGTTTAATTTGTTCCTGTTTCCTATAAGCTGAAGGTTAGGTCTAGAGGCTTTGTGAGATTCAGTTTATGAGATTTAACAGGGAGCCTCCACAGGGAGTGTGCGTACTTCCTAACGCATCATATCGGGTGGTGCCCAGTGTTGGGGTGTCCCTCTCTTGTGGGTAGAGAGTTTCATTACATGGTTAAGGTGGTGAGAACCACATCTCCACATCATAAAAGGATATTTTCCCCTTGCAGTTAGCAAGTAACCTGTGGGGGGATGTGTTGGAGCCTGCCAAGATCCTGTTAACCTTTCACCCTAAGGTTTGAGCATCCATTGATAATTGATGCCTGAATCGAATCGTTTAGTTAGCATTTTCTAGAGCTTACTTTGGCCAGAAGCTTTATTTACAACTAACAATTCTTCCCAGAACTCCAGAAGAGTTAGCAAATGAGCTACTTGGAGAAGCTAAGTCCCATTGTCAGTTTATCAGACAAGTGTTAAACTGCTGTCTACCTATGCCCCACCCCACAAGTCCCCCTCTCCTTGAATTAAGTACCTGTGCTATACCAACCGCTAACGCTACCAACAAATGGACATGTCGAGCACCATTCTGAGCATTTCATGCGATTACTCTTTTTTTgatattaattaatgaattaatgtatgtattgatttttaagtaggctccaagccctactaagggctcgaactcatgaccctgacatcgagagtcacatgctctacagactgagccacataggcaccccgtccccccccaaccccggccttttttaaaagattttgtttttaaataatctctacacccaatgtggggcttgaacccacactctcaagatcaagagttgcatggtcttCCAACTGAGTCAACCGGGTG
This window contains:
- the SERTAD3 gene encoding SERTA domain-containing protein 3 — encoded protein: MVGGLKRKHSDLEEEEEDEKWDWGPAGLRSYQQALLQISLDKVQRSLGPRAPSLRRHVLIHNTLQQLQAALCLAPAPALPPEPLFPGEEDFSLSTTIGSILRELETSMDDTESPQNPIAPPGPQNEVLPQPDPVFLEALSSRYLGDSGLDDFFLDIDTSAVEKEPALAPPEPPHNLFCAPGSWECNELDHIMEIILGS